Below is a window of Mycolicibacterium rhodesiae NBB3 DNA.
ATTCGGACGCACACCCATCGTGGCCGTCGACGCCCCGGACGCCGCGCTCTCCGGTGATCCCATCGTCGCGACGGCGCGACAGAGCGTGGTCAAGATTCGCGGCGTCGCGCCGGGGTGCCAGAAGGTTCTCGAGGGCACTGGCTTCGTCGTCGCGCCGAACCGGGTGATGTCGAACGCGCACGTGGTCGCGGGCGCGGAGAGCGCCACCGTCGAGCTCGACGGCCGGACTTACGACGCGTACGTCGTGTCGTACGACCCGCTGGCAGACATCTCGATTCTCGACGTGCCTGACCTGGACGCGCCGGTGCTGCAATTCGCGCAAGGTGAGGCCGCAACGGGCACCGATGCCGTCGTGATGGGGTATCCGGGCGGTGGCGACTTCGCCGCGACTCCCGCGCGCATCCGCGAGACCATTGAACTCAACGGCCCCGACATCTACCGCAGCACCACCGTCACCCGCCAGGTGTACACCATCAGAGGCAGTGTGCGACAAGGCAATTCGGGTGGTCCGATGATCGACCGCAACGGGAATGTGCTCGGTGTGGTGTTCGGGGCGGCGGTCGACGATGCCGACACCGGTTTCGTGCTGACCGCCGACGAGGTCGCGCGTCAGATGGACAAGCTCAACAGCACCGAGCGCGTGCCCACCGGCGCCTGCGTCACCTAGTCTCCGATCCGTACACCTGCGCGATGAAGCGCGACAACTGATCGTTGACTGCGTCCGGCGCTTCCTCATGACCGAAATGCCCTGCGCCGGCGATGGATACATAGCGGCCGTGCGGTGCATAGTTCTGCGTGCGGACGACCGGGTCGGCGAGCACGTATGGGTCGGCGTCACCGCGCAGGTGCAGGACGGGAACGTTGATCGGTCGCCGCATCGAGCGCATGAACTTTCGACCCTCGGCGCGAAACTGGCTGCGCACCGCCCACCGCTGGTACTCGAGTGCCGAATGCGCCGCGGAAGGGATCTGAATAGCGCGCCGCATATGGGCGATAGTCTCGGAGAAGTCTTCGGAGGCAACCCATTTCTCGGTCGCCCGGCTGCGGACCAGTCGCTCGAGTTCCGCGCCGTCGTGACGCTTCAACGAGTGTTCGGGCCACGCAGGCACCTGGTAGCGCAGCATCCAGGGCAGCAGTGCGCGGCCTTGGTCGCGTCGGGTCAGCGCAGAGGCGCGCAGCGCGATGGGATGCGGCGAGCTGACGACCGCGATGGCCTTGACGGCCCGCGGATGCAGCACGGCCGTCGCCCAGCAGACGAGCCCCCCGTCGGCATGTCCCACCAGCGTCGCGGTCTTGTGGCCGAGCGCCCGCACGAGGCCGGCGGTGTCGCCGGCCAAGGTCCATCCGTCGTAGCCACGCGGCGGTTTGTCGCTGCCGCCATAGCCGCGCAGATCGACGGCGACGACTCGGGCGCCGGTCAGGTCCCGCAGCTGGTGGCGCCACGACCACCAGAATGACCCGAATCCGTGCAGCAGGATCACCAGCGGTCGTTCGGTGAGAGGTGTGGATTGCGATCCCGGTGATTGCGCTTCCACGACGTGGAAACGAATTCCGTTGGCGTGCACCTCGAGATGTCGCCATGGACCCTCGATACGAACGACCGACGGATCGGGCGGCACTTACCAGCCCGACGGGTCAGCGGTCGAAGCCGGCTTTCCCGACTTTCCTTGGCCCCCCGACTCGAGCGCGACGTCCCGGTCGTGGCCTGGTATCAGTGCATCGGGAAGCTCCCGCACCGACTCGATGGTCTTCTGCGGTCCCCTGATCCGGCGCACCTTGAAGTAGCCGAGCAACGCGAAGATCACGGTCACCACGACCATGACTCCGAACACGATCAGGAACGCCGCCCATCTCCACAGCCAGGTATCGAGCAACTCGGCGGCGAAGAAGAAGAAAAAGAAGGTGGAGTAGAACAGCACCACCAGCGCGAGGATGAAGTAGACGCTGCCGGTGAGCCCCTTCTTCACGTCGCGGGTGATCTCGGCCTTGGCCAGCTCCACCTCGGCGCGTACCAACGTGGACACCTGAGCAGTGGCGTCCTTGACGAGGTCGCCGATGGACGGGTCCGGCTTGGGAGCGTGCGGGTCGACCAGTGGTATCGAGGTCACGGTGGTCGGTACGCCATTCCTGCGATCACTCACGGACAATTCCTCCCCGCATTTGATATCGGTCTGCGGTTCATGTTGCCATGAGGCATACCGCGCAACGATTCCGGCCGACGTTAGACTGACATGGTCGAACAGAGCGCAGGTCGGGCGCGCCGAGGAGGTTTTTCACTTGAGGAGCAGCGGACGCTGCCTGCGCATTCCAGTGCTGATCGCAACCGTGGTTGCGCTGCTGCTGCCGACCTCTGCGCTCGCTCAGGCCCAGGATCCTGTCGCGCTCGGCGGCGGTTCGGGGATCGTCGTCGTCGGTGAGAAGGGCGAGATGCTCTGCACGCTGACCGCGATCGGTGACGACAACCGGGGGAACCTGATCGGATTCACGTCCGCGCACTGCGGTGGGCCCGGCGCCAAGGTGGGCGCGGAGGGCGCTCCGAACGCCGGTGAGCTCGGCACGATGGTGGCCGGTAACGATGCCCTCGATTACGCGGTCATACAGTTCGACCCCGCGAAGGTGCGGCCCGTCAACAACGTCGAGGGCTTCCAGATCGACGGACTGGGCCCTGACCCGGTTCCCGGCGACATCGCGTGCAAGCAGGGCCGCAGCACCGGCTACTCGTGTGGCGTCACGTGGGGCCCCGGCGAAGAGCCGGGCACGTTCATCAACCAGGTGTGCGGTCAGCCGGGGGATTCAGGCGCCCCGGTCACCGTCAACAACCGGCTGGTGGGCATGATTCACGGCGCGTTCTCGCAGGACCTTCCCACCTGCGTCGTCAAATACATCCCGCTGCACACGCCCGCGGTGAACATGTCCTTCAATACGCAGCTGGCCGACATCGTCGCCAAGGACCGGCCGGGCTCAGGCTTCGTCCCGGTCGGCGTCGCGCCCTGATTACTTCGACGCTCGGATCGCTTCGAACACGCTGGGGTCCACCAGAGTAGAGGTGTCGCCGAGTTCACGTCCGTCCGCGACATCGCGCAGCAGCCTGCGCATGATCTTGCCGCTGCGGGTCTTCGGCAGCTCGGGCACGACGTGGATCTCGCGCGGCCTGGCGATCTTGCCGATGTCCTTGGCAACGTGTTCGCGGAGTTCCTGGGTCATCTCGTCGTTGTCGCGGTGCTTGGCATGCGACTCGAGAATGACGAACGCGCAGATGCCCTGGCCGGTGGTCTCGTCGCTCGCGCCGACGACAGCGGCTTCTGCGACATGGGAGTGACCGACCAACGCCGATTCCACTTCGGTGGTCGAGATCCGGTGCCCGGATACGTTCATCACGTCGTCGATGCGACCGAGCAGCCAGATCGACCCGTCGGAGTCGACCCGCGCGCCGTCGCCCGCGAAGTACCAGCCCTGCTTGCCGTAGCGCGACCAGTAGGTCTCCTTGTACCGTTCCGGATCGCCCCAGATGCCGCGCAGCATGGCGGGCCACGGTTTGTCCAGCACCAGATAGCCGGTCACGTGTTCGGCCTCGTCCGCGCCGGGCACCAACTCTTTTCCTTCTTCATCCACGATGATCGCCGAGATACCAGGCAGCGGCTTCATCGCAGAGCCGGGCTTGGCTGCGGTGACGCCGGGCAGCGGCGAGATCATGATGGCCCCGGTCTCTGTCTGCCACCACGTGTCGACGATCGGAGTTCTGTTGCCGCCGAAGGCATCCCGGTACCACCGCCACGCCTCCGGATTGATCGGTTCGCCGACCGATCCGAGTAGGCGCAGGCTCGACAGGTCGTGGGCGTCGGGGAACTCGCGGCCCCACTTCATGAACATGCGAACCAGCGTCGGCGCCGTGTAATAGATGGTGACGCCGTACT
It encodes the following:
- the marP gene encoding acid resistance serine protease MarP, with amino-acid sequence MTSSQWVDLAVLAIAFIAAISGWRSGALGSLLSFVGVVLGAVAGVLLAPHVVANIEGPRSKLFVTLFLILALVVIGEIAGVVLGRAVRGAIRNPGMRTLDSTIGVALQIVAVLVAAWMLTYPLQTSDQPNLAAAVRGSLVLKEVDDVAPSWLRSVPRRLSALLDTSGLPDVLQPFGRTPIVAVDAPDAALSGDPIVATARQSVVKIRGVAPGCQKVLEGTGFVVAPNRVMSNAHVVAGAESATVELDGRTYDAYVVSYDPLADISILDVPDLDAPVLQFAQGEAATGTDAVVMGYPGGGDFAATPARIRETIELNGPDIYRSTTVTRQVYTIRGSVRQGNSGGPMIDRNGNVLGVVFGAAVDDADTGFVLTADEVARQMDKLNSTERVPTGACVT
- a CDS encoding alpha/beta fold hydrolase, whose translation is MPPDPSVVRIEGPWRHLEVHANGIRFHVVEAQSPGSQSTPLTERPLVILLHGFGSFWWSWRHQLRDLTGARVVAVDLRGYGGSDKPPRGYDGWTLAGDTAGLVRALGHKTATLVGHADGGLVCWATAVLHPRAVKAIAVVSSPHPIALRASALTRRDQGRALLPWMLRYQVPAWPEHSLKRHDGAELERLVRSRATEKWVASEDFSETIAHMRRAIQIPSAAHSALEYQRWAVRSQFRAEGRKFMRSMRRPINVPVLHLRGDADPYVLADPVVRTQNYAPHGRYVSIAGAGHFGHEEAPDAVNDQLSRFIAQVYGSETR
- a CDS encoding phage holin family protein produces the protein MSDRRNGVPTTVTSIPLVDPHAPKPDPSIGDLVKDATAQVSTLVRAEVELAKAEITRDVKKGLTGSVYFILALVVLFYSTFFFFFFAAELLDTWLWRWAAFLIVFGVMVVVTVIFALLGYFKVRRIRGPQKTIESVRELPDALIPGHDRDVALESGGQGKSGKPASTADPSGW
- a CDS encoding peptidase; the encoded protein is MRSSGRCLRIPVLIATVVALLLPTSALAQAQDPVALGGGSGIVVVGEKGEMLCTLTAIGDDNRGNLIGFTSAHCGGPGAKVGAEGAPNAGELGTMVAGNDALDYAVIQFDPAKVRPVNNVEGFQIDGLGPDPVPGDIACKQGRSTGYSCGVTWGPGEEPGTFINQVCGQPGDSGAPVTVNNRLVGMIHGAFSQDLPTCVVKYIPLHTPAVNMSFNTQLADIVAKDRPGSGFVPVGVAP